The Campylobacter concisus genome has a window encoding:
- a CDS encoding amino acid ABC transporter permease: MENLDRVIELVSSSTLPMIIALLKVTIPLTLLSFSLGLVIAIITAVARLSNIKILKFIFATYVWIFRGTPLLVQLFIVFYGLPSIGITLDTWSAATIAFSLNVGAYASESVRAAILSVPKGQWEAATSLGMTHYQILKRIIAPQAVRISLPPLSNTFIGLVKDTSLAASITMVDMFMVAQRIAARTFEPLILYILAALIYLVVCTLLTYLQSRLEKAVSRYV; encoded by the coding sequence ATGGAAAATTTAGATAGAGTGATCGAGCTTGTTTCAAGCTCGACGCTACCGATGATCATTGCACTTTTAAAGGTGACGATCCCGCTTACATTGCTCTCGTTTTCGCTAGGGCTTGTCATCGCCATTATCACAGCAGTAGCGAGGCTTTCAAATATAAAAATTTTAAAATTTATATTTGCTACCTACGTTTGGATATTTCGTGGCACGCCACTTCTTGTGCAGCTTTTCATCGTATTTTACGGGCTTCCTAGCATTGGCATCACGCTTGATACTTGGAGTGCGGCCACTATCGCATTTAGTCTAAACGTGGGTGCTTATGCCTCTGAGTCCGTAAGGGCTGCCATTCTTTCTGTGCCAAAAGGTCAGTGGGAGGCTGCCACATCGCTTGGCATGACGCACTATCAAATTTTAAAGCGTATCATCGCACCTCAAGCAGTGAGGATCTCGCTCCCACCGCTTTCAAACACATTTATAGGCCTTGTTAAAGACACTTCACTAGCGGCTTCTATAACGATGGTTGATATGTTTATGGTCGCTCAAAGGATCGCAGCAAGAACCTTTGAGCCACTCATCCTCTACATCCTAGCAGCACTTATCTATCTAGTGGTTTGCACACTCTTAACCTATCTTCAATCAAGGCTTGAAAAAGCTGTCTCAAGGTATGTCTAA